Proteins encoded in a region of the Niveibacterium umoris genome:
- the dnaE gene encoding DNA polymerase III subunit alpha, with translation MTSAAPAPHQPAFVHLRMHTEFSIEDGIVRIDDAIKAAAADGMPALGISDLANLFGMVKHYKGCRGAGIKPVAAVDAWITNDADREKPFRVMLICKHRAGYGQLCELVTKSFLDNQHRGRAEMRKEWFENGAASGLICLSGAMLGDVGAAIAAGNTESARRLLGDWSRLFPDSFYVEVQRAGHPGTESYIRQAVALAAELDLPVVATHPIQFLKRDDFKAHEARVCIAQGYVLADTRRPKNFTEEQYFKTQAEMAELFADLPEALTNSVEIARRCSLTITLGKNFLPQFPTPEGMTLDDFLVAEAKKGLEERLIELYPHPEERERERPRYEARLKFETDTIIQMGFPGYFLIVADFIQWGKNNGVPVGPGRGSGAGSLVAYSLKITDIDPTAYALLFERFLNPERVSMPDFDIDFCQDNRWRVIEYVRERYGKDAVSQIATFGTMASKAVVRDVGRVLDLPYGLCDRLSKAIPVVQNKPVSLEEALEQEPSIKEMMDDPGDGESIRELWELALPLEGMTRGVGMHAGGVLIAPGKLTDFCPLYIADGEDASPVSQYDKDDVEQVGLVKFDFLGLRNLTIIKLALEYVERLTGEKVDLMSLGFGDPAAYQILKDANTTAIFQVESDGMKKLLKKLGPDRFEDIIAVLALYRPGPLGSGMVDDFILRKKGQQAIDYYHPALEGCLSPTYGVIVYQEQVMQISQIIGGYTLGGADMLRRAMGKKKPEEMAKHRTTIAEGAKKQGYDPELAERLFDLMTKFAEYGFNKSHTAAYAVVTYHTAWLKAHHCAAFMAATMSADMDNTDTVKIFFEDTVANGIKVLPPDVNASNYRFEPTDAKTIRYGLGGVKGVGEPAVNAILAARKEGGPFKDLFDFCKRVDRRAVNRRVVEALIRAGAFDTLDTHRARLIASVGIAMEAAEQAAANAAQVGLFDAPEHAESQAIQYVEARPWKEREQLMEEKTAIGFFLSGHPYNAFKAEVARFIRKPLARLEPQKEPQVFAGVVSGQRIKIGNRGKMCFVQLDDGTAQLEVSVFAEVLEANKGRIVQDEVLIVEAKVSHDDFTGGLRIIADKLMTLGEARARFARTLKLAINGEVASSGGPRAAAERLETLLAQYRAQGEGVAGCPIRLRYRNAAAEADLPFGQGWKVRLEEPLLENLRDWLSPEAVEIIYN, from the coding sequence ATGACTTCTGCCGCACCCGCCCCGCACCAGCCCGCCTTTGTTCATCTGCGCATGCATACCGAGTTCTCGATCGAGGACGGTATCGTGCGCATCGACGACGCCATCAAGGCCGCCGCGGCCGATGGCATGCCGGCCCTGGGCATTTCTGACCTTGCCAACCTCTTCGGCATGGTCAAGCACTACAAGGGCTGTCGCGGCGCCGGCATCAAGCCGGTGGCGGCAGTGGACGCCTGGATCACCAACGACGCGGATCGCGAAAAACCCTTCCGCGTGATGCTCATCTGCAAGCACCGCGCGGGCTACGGCCAGTTGTGCGAGCTCGTGACCAAGTCCTTTCTCGACAACCAGCACCGCGGCCGCGCCGAGATGCGCAAGGAATGGTTCGAGAACGGCGCCGCATCGGGCCTGATCTGCCTCTCCGGCGCAATGCTGGGTGATGTGGGGGCCGCGATTGCCGCCGGCAACACCGAGTCGGCCCGCCGCCTGCTGGGCGACTGGTCGCGGCTGTTCCCGGACAGCTTCTACGTCGAGGTGCAGCGTGCCGGCCACCCCGGCACCGAGAGCTACATCCGGCAGGCGGTCGCGCTGGCCGCCGAGCTGGACTTGCCAGTGGTCGCAACGCACCCGATCCAGTTCCTCAAGCGCGATGACTTCAAGGCGCACGAGGCCCGCGTGTGCATCGCGCAGGGCTATGTGCTGGCCGACACCCGCCGGCCCAAGAATTTCACCGAGGAACAGTATTTCAAGACGCAGGCCGAGATGGCCGAGCTGTTTGCGGATCTGCCGGAGGCGCTCACCAACTCGGTCGAGATCGCGCGCCGCTGTTCGCTGACGATCACGCTGGGCAAGAACTTCCTGCCGCAGTTCCCGACGCCCGAAGGCATGACGCTGGACGACTTCCTCGTCGCCGAAGCGAAGAAGGGTCTCGAAGAGCGCCTGATCGAGCTGTATCCCCATCCGGAAGAACGCGAACGCGAGCGACCGCGCTACGAGGCGCGGCTCAAGTTCGAGACCGACACCATCATCCAGATGGGCTTCCCCGGTTACTTCCTGATCGTTGCGGACTTCATCCAGTGGGGCAAGAACAACGGCGTGCCGGTGGGGCCGGGGCGGGGTTCCGGTGCCGGCTCGCTGGTCGCGTATTCGCTGAAGATCACCGACATTGATCCGACCGCCTACGCGCTGCTGTTCGAACGCTTCCTCAACCCCGAGCGGGTGTCGATGCCCGACTTCGACATCGACTTCTGCCAGGACAACCGCTGGCGCGTGATCGAGTATGTGCGCGAGCGCTACGGCAAGGATGCGGTGAGCCAGATTGCCACCTTCGGCACCATGGCCTCGAAGGCGGTGGTGCGGGACGTCGGCCGCGTGCTCGATCTGCCCTACGGCCTGTGCGACCGGCTGTCGAAGGCGATCCCGGTGGTGCAGAACAAGCCGGTCTCGCTCGAAGAAGCGCTGGAGCAGGAGCCTTCGATCAAGGAGATGATGGACGACCCGGGTGACGGCGAATCCATCCGCGAGCTGTGGGAGCTGGCGCTGCCGCTCGAAGGCATGACGCGCGGTGTCGGCATGCACGCCGGGGGCGTGCTGATCGCGCCGGGCAAGCTGACCGACTTCTGTCCGCTGTATATCGCCGATGGCGAAGACGCCTCGCCGGTGTCGCAGTACGACAAGGACGACGTCGAGCAGGTGGGCCTGGTGAAGTTCGACTTCCTCGGCCTGCGCAACCTCACCATCATCAAGCTCGCGCTCGAATACGTCGAGCGCCTGACCGGCGAAAAGGTCGACCTGATGTCGCTGGGTTTCGGCGACCCGGCGGCCTACCAGATCCTGAAAGACGCGAACACCACCGCGATCTTCCAGGTGGAATCGGACGGCATGAAGAAGCTTCTGAAGAAGCTCGGGCCGGACCGTTTCGAAGACATCATCGCTGTGTTGGCGCTCTATCGCCCGGGCCCGCTCGGCTCCGGCATGGTGGACGACTTCATCCTGCGGAAAAAGGGCCAGCAGGCGATCGACTATTACCACCCGGCGCTTGAAGGCTGTCTGTCGCCGACTTACGGCGTGATCGTGTATCAGGAACAGGTGATGCAGATCTCGCAGATCATCGGGGGATACACCCTCGGTGGTGCGGACATGCTGCGCCGGGCGATGGGCAAGAAGAAGCCCGAGGAAATGGCCAAGCACCGCACGACGATTGCGGAAGGGGCCAAGAAACAGGGCTACGACCCGGAACTGGCCGAGCGCCTGTTCGACCTGATGACCAAGTTCGCGGAGTACGGCTTCAACAAGTCGCACACCGCCGCGTATGCAGTCGTCACCTATCACACCGCTTGGCTCAAGGCCCATCACTGCGCGGCCTTCATGGCCGCCACCATGTCGGCGGATATGGACAACACCGACACGGTGAAGATCTTCTTCGAAGACACCGTGGCCAACGGCATCAAGGTGCTGCCGCCCGACGTGAATGCCTCGAACTACCGTTTCGAGCCGACCGACGCGAAAACGATCCGCTACGGTCTAGGGGGCGTGAAGGGCGTCGGTGAGCCGGCGGTGAACGCGATCCTCGCGGCACGCAAAGAGGGTGGTCCGTTCAAGGATCTGTTCGACTTCTGCAAGCGGGTGGACCGCCGTGCGGTGAATCGTCGCGTGGTCGAAGCGCTGATCCGTGCCGGCGCTTTCGATACCCTGGATACCCACCGTGCGCGCCTGATCGCGTCGGTCGGCATCGCCATGGAAGCCGCCGAGCAGGCCGCCGCGAACGCCGCCCAGGTGGGGCTGTTCGACGCGCCGGAGCACGCCGAATCGCAGGCGATCCAGTATGTCGAGGCGCGCCCCTGGAAGGAGCGCGAACAGTTGATGGAGGAGAAGACCGCGATCGGCTTCTTCCTCTCCGGCCACCCCTACAACGCCTTCAAGGCCGAAGTCGCGCGCTTCATCCGCAAACCGCTGGCGCGGCTGGAGCCGCAGAAGGAGCCGCAGGTATTTGCCGGTGTGGTGTCCGGCCAGCGCATCAAGATCGGCAACCGCGGCAAGATGTGCTTCGTGCAGCTTGATGACGGCACCGCGCAGCTTGAAGTGTCGGTGTTTGCCGAAGTGCTGGAGGCCAACAAGGGCCGCATCGTGCAGGACGAAGTGCTGATCGTCGAAGCCAAGGTCAGCCACGATGACTTCACCGGCGGCCTGCGCATCATCGCCGACAAGTTGATGACGCTGGGTGAGGCGCGCGCGCGTTTCGCCCGCACGCTCAAGCTCGCGATCAATGGCGAAGTGGCCAGCAGTGGTGGCCCGCGCGCCGCCGCGGAGCGTCTCGAAACCCTGCTGGCGCAGTACCGCGCGCAGGGCGAGGGCGTGGCCGGTTGCCCGATCCGACTGCGCTACCGTAACGCGGCGGCCGAGGCCGATCTGCCCTTTGGCCAGGGCTGGAAAGTCCGCCTGGAAGAACCGCTGCTCGAAAACCTGCGCGACTGGCTGAGTCCCGAAGCGGTCGAGATTATCTACAACTGA